A region from the Microbacterium sp. NC79 genome encodes:
- a CDS encoding CoA-transferase subunit beta, which translates to MTLSSDVTGGSDVTAGAEATAGADVTDVSDVADVLDVTRAEVCAVAISDLFVGAGEILASPTGLVPQLGARLARLTHAPELMLSDGEATMFADTPAIDEPFTEPEHYLPYRALFDLIARGKRHVVMGGSQLDQYGNHNFSAIGNWQRPSHQLLGARAAATNTANHAVSYWIPRHAPRVFVPAVDTVCGAGSVRLADARFADLRRVVTNLAVLDFSGPGGTMALVSVHPGVSVAEVAAATGFDLHIADEVPTTRLPTAGELALIRERLDPRDARYREVPR; encoded by the coding sequence GTGACTCTTTCTTCGGACGTGACCGGTGGTTCCGACGTGACTGCTGGTGCTGAAGCGACTGCTGGTGCTGACGTGACGGATGTTTCGGACGTGGCGGATGTTTTGGACGTGACGCGCGCCGAGGTGTGTGCGGTTGCGATCAGCGATCTGTTTGTTGGTGCCGGCGAGATTCTGGCGAGCCCGACCGGGTTGGTTCCCCAACTCGGCGCCCGTCTAGCTCGCCTCACGCACGCGCCCGAGCTGATGCTGAGCGACGGCGAGGCCACGATGTTTGCGGATACGCCGGCGATCGATGAGCCATTCACCGAGCCGGAGCACTACCTGCCGTACCGCGCGCTGTTTGATCTGATTGCTCGCGGTAAGCGCCACGTCGTCATGGGCGGCTCGCAGCTCGATCAGTACGGCAATCACAACTTCTCCGCGATCGGTAATTGGCAGCGGCCGTCACACCAATTGCTCGGCGCGCGCGCCGCTGCGACGAACACCGCGAACCACGCGGTGAGCTATTGGATCCCGCGGCACGCGCCGCGCGTCTTCGTGCCCGCCGTCGACACCGTCTGCGGTGCTGGTTCCGTTCGACTTGCCGACGCCCGCTTCGCTGACCTGCGCCGCGTGGTGACAAATCTTGCGGTGCTCGACTTCTCCGGCCCAGGCGGCACAATGGCGCTCGTGAGCGTGCACCCCGGAGTATCTGTAGCCGAGGTGGCGGCAGCCACCGGTTTTGACCTTCATATTGCTGACGAGGTTCCGACGACCCGTCTTCCCACTGCTGGCGAACTCGCGCTGATTCGCGAGCGCCTTGACCCGCGCGATGCGCGATACCGAGAGGTTCCCCGCTGA